Proteins from a single region of Paraflavitalea devenefica:
- a CDS encoding type II toxin-antitoxin system RelE/ParE family toxin, producing MIASIAHKGLKLFWEKDDPSKLPAEQVEKIRRILMALDTAKTLEPLRRIPGYKLHALSGSLKGFWSVTVTGNYRIIFRFEKEDVHLVNYVDYH from the coding sequence ATGATTGCCTCCATAGCGCACAAAGGACTGAAACTCTTTTGGGAAAAAGACGACCCTTCCAAACTTCCGGCTGAACAGGTGGAAAAAATAAGACGAATCCTGATGGCGTTAGATACAGCCAAAACATTGGAGCCACTACGCCGGATCCCTGGCTATAAGCTCCATGCCTTATCAGGTAGCTTGAAGGGATTTTGGTCGGTAACTGTAACCGGAAATTATCGCATCATTTTCCGGTTTGAAAAAGAGGATGTACACCTGGTGAATTATGTTGATTATCATTAA
- a CDS encoding HigA family addiction module antitoxin → MKRNMKPVHPGAILREDILKEMNLTITKAAQDLKVSRKQLSEIVNEIASISAEMALRLEKGFGVEASFWLDLQTKYDLWKVQESGKVRNIHRIAAITAKKAG, encoded by the coding sequence ATGAAACGTAATATGAAACCTGTTCACCCTGGGGCAATCCTCCGGGAGGACATTTTAAAAGAAATGAATCTTACTATTACAAAGGCAGCTCAAGACTTAAAAGTCAGCCGCAAACAGCTTTCTGAAATAGTCAATGAAATTGCCAGCATTAGCGCAGAGATGGCCTTACGCCTTGAGAAAGGCTTTGGAGTAGAAGCCAGCTTTTGGTTGGATCTTCAAACCAAATATGATTTGTGGAAGGTACAGGAAAGTGGTAAGGTTCGTAATATCCACCGCATTGCAGCTATTACGGCCAAGAAAGCTGGGTAA
- a CDS encoding patatin-like phospholipase family protein, which translates to MKHLLVYAVVTLTSMGTALSQQTNYKNLVLEGGGVRGFAYAGAFEVLDSLQILSNIERVGGTSAGAIQATLLAVGYTPKEILDLTAYIKPQEFNDGSWFIGSGVRRLTKEFGYYKGDKIAVWIEEQISRKTGNGRITFAQLHQQRKAKGYKDLYITGTDLTYQSIRIFSWEQYPDMCIKDAVRISLSIPLYYKPVLIDDRGKVYEKAAPGQTLHMMVDGGALSNYPLFMFDSTRYFMADAKRTNQYWENPETLGLMMETPEQIAYNQRRSGKYPIPIRSIKDYMKAMYVTLIDKASPEAEGNNQYRRTITISTLNYSGRVRKLPKKVVNDLLESGREGARRFFNVNAGSASAANMTVRAR; encoded by the coding sequence ATGAAGCACTTACTGGTATATGCAGTTGTAACCCTAACCTCCATGGGGACTGCCTTATCGCAGCAAACAAATTATAAAAACCTCGTATTGGAAGGCGGCGGTGTCAGGGGCTTTGCCTATGCCGGCGCTTTTGAGGTATTGGACAGTCTGCAGATCCTGTCGAACATAGAAAGAGTGGGTGGTACTTCTGCCGGAGCCATTCAGGCCACCTTATTGGCGGTAGGCTATACACCCAAAGAAATACTGGATTTAACGGCCTATATAAAACCACAGGAATTCAATGATGGGTCCTGGTTTATAGGATCGGGTGTGCGCAGGCTCACCAAAGAATTTGGCTATTATAAAGGCGATAAGATTGCGGTGTGGATAGAAGAACAGATAAGCCGTAAGACAGGTAATGGCCGTATTACTTTTGCCCAACTGCACCAGCAACGGAAAGCAAAAGGATATAAAGATTTATATATAACGGGAACGGATCTTACCTATCAATCCATCCGCATATTTTCCTGGGAGCAATACCCCGATATGTGTATTAAGGATGCGGTGCGTATTTCCTTGTCCATCCCGCTGTATTATAAACCGGTATTGATAGATGACCGGGGCAAGGTGTATGAGAAAGCGGCGCCCGGGCAAACCCTGCACATGATGGTGGATGGGGGTGCACTGAGTAATTATCCCTTGTTCATGTTCGACTCTACCCGGTACTTTATGGCTGATGCCAAAAGGACTAACCAGTATTGGGAAAACCCGGAAACGCTGGGCCTGATGATGGAAACGCCTGAACAGATCGCTTACAATCAAAGACGGTCGGGTAAGTATCCCATTCCCATCAGGAGTATTAAGGATTACATGAAGGCTATGTATGTAACGCTTATTGATAAGGCCAGTCCGGAAGCAGAAGGAAATAATCAATACCGCCGTACTATTACCATCAGTACGCTCAACTATTCCGGCCGGGTGCGTAAGCTGCCCAAGAAAGTGGTGAATGACCTGCTGGAAAGTGGGCGGGAAGGGGCGAGAAGGTTCTTTAATGTGAATGCTGGTAGCGCGTCTGCCGCCAACATGACTGTAAGGGCACGTTGA
- a CDS encoding ABC transporter permease yields MLKNYFTIAFRNLVKNKVHSLINIAGLAAGMSVALLIGLWIWDELSFNKYHRNYDRIARVMKHMMEDGTINSNYYLPYPLAMELKTTWRQEFKQVVTARPPEEVNLSGGETQLAAKGQFIDAGAPGMLTLNMLKGNYHGLQEPHSVLLAASTAKALFGKADPMGKAIKLNNSTSVKVTGVYEDLPLNTHFQEAKFFAPFDLYMIMNPWVKEQSWDNQFLFVYAEINPGADFEKVSDHIKDAEINITKNLDNYKEQAARKPQVFLYPMSKWHLYASFKEGIIEGGAIQFVWLVGIIGGFVLLLACINFMNLSTARSEKRAKEVGIRKAVGSVRRQLIIQFFTESLLTTILAFLVALFIVTISLPWFNELAAKEMTMLWSNPGFWLCCSAFILLTGLLAGSYPALYLSSFKPVKVLKGTFRAGRFAAIPRKALVVMQFTVSVTLIICTMVVYKQILFAKDRPVGYNREGLLMVWKKSADFRGKSVLLRNELKKTGTIAELAESGGRVTSIWQSNGGFDWKGRPPSFDPSFGTLAVSQEYGKTVGWQFVAGRDFSGELAGDSAAIVLNESAVKLMGLKDPVGEVVRWETAWRKARYYKIIGVIKDMVMESPFEPVLPTVFRMEKELRWINIKLDPQVAAGKALSAIEATFKKIIPGVPFDYKFADVEYAAKFAAEERIGKLAAFFATLAIFISCLGLFGLASFTAEQRTKEIGVRKVLGASAFNVWRLLSKDFVVLVMIALGIAIPAAHYFMHNWLENYQYRSNLPWWLFAVTGIGAILITLLTVSFHAVKAAFMNPVKSLRTE; encoded by the coding sequence ATGCTCAAAAACTACTTTACCATCGCCTTCCGCAACCTTGTCAAGAACAAGGTCCATTCGCTGATCAATATCGCCGGCTTAGCCGCCGGCATGTCGGTAGCCCTGCTGATCGGACTGTGGATATGGGATGAACTGTCCTTCAACAAATACCACCGTAATTATGACCGTATCGCACGGGTAATGAAGCATATGATGGAGGATGGAACCATCAACAGCAATTACTATTTACCCTACCCGTTGGCGATGGAATTGAAAACAACCTGGCGCCAGGAATTTAAGCAGGTAGTAACAGCCAGGCCACCGGAAGAGGTGAATCTGTCCGGCGGTGAAACACAACTCGCCGCTAAAGGACAGTTTATAGATGCCGGCGCTCCCGGAATGCTCACCTTGAATATGCTGAAAGGCAACTACCATGGCTTACAGGAGCCTCATTCCGTCTTGCTGGCAGCATCAACCGCTAAAGCACTTTTTGGTAAGGCAGATCCCATGGGTAAAGCGATCAAACTGAATAACAGCACATCCGTAAAAGTGACGGGTGTATACGAAGACCTGCCGCTGAATACCCATTTCCAGGAAGCAAAGTTCTTTGCCCCTTTCGACCTGTATATGATCATGAACCCCTGGGTAAAAGAACAGAGCTGGGATAACCAATTCCTGTTTGTATATGCTGAAATAAATCCGGGTGCTGATTTCGAAAAAGTATCGGACCATATTAAAGACGCAGAGATCAACATCACTAAAAACCTGGATAATTATAAAGAGCAGGCAGCCCGGAAACCACAGGTATTTCTATATCCCATGAGCAAATGGCATTTGTATGCTTCTTTTAAAGAAGGTATTATAGAAGGGGGGGCTATTCAATTTGTATGGCTGGTAGGCATCATCGGTGGTTTTGTATTATTGCTGGCCTGTATCAATTTTATGAACCTGAGCACGGCCCGTTCTGAAAAACGTGCAAAGGAAGTAGGCATCCGCAAAGCGGTGGGCTCGGTAAGACGTCAACTGATCATCCAGTTTTTCACAGAGTCGCTGCTCACCACGATACTGGCATTTCTGGTGGCCCTATTTATAGTTACCATTTCTTTACCCTGGTTCAATGAACTGGCGGCAAAAGAAATGACCATGCTTTGGTCTAACCCCGGTTTCTGGTTGTGCTGTAGCGCTTTTATACTGCTTACCGGCCTGTTGGCCGGCAGTTATCCTGCCCTGTATTTATCTTCCTTCAAACCAGTAAAAGTATTGAAAGGTACTTTCCGGGCAGGCCGTTTTGCCGCTATTCCCCGTAAAGCGCTGGTGGTAATGCAGTTTACCGTATCCGTTACTTTAATCATCTGCACCATGGTGGTCTATAAGCAGATCCTTTTTGCCAAAGACCGTCCGGTGGGTTATAACCGGGAAGGCTTGCTCATGGTATGGAAAAAATCGGCCGACTTTCGCGGGAAGTCCGTACTGCTCAGGAATGAACTCAAGAAAACAGGCACTATTGCGGAGTTAGCTGAATCCGGTGGGCGGGTTACCAGTATATGGCAATCGAATGGTGGGTTCGACTGGAAAGGCAGGCCCCCTTCTTTTGATCCCAGCTTTGGTACATTGGCCGTGAGCCAGGAATACGGCAAAACAGTAGGCTGGCAATTTGTAGCCGGCAGGGATTTCTCGGGAGAGCTGGCAGGAGATTCCGCTGCCATCGTATTGAATGAATCGGCGGTTAAGCTAATGGGATTAAAGGATCCCGTGGGAGAAGTTGTACGATGGGAAACAGCCTGGCGCAAAGCCCGTTACTATAAGATCATTGGCGTAATAAAAGACATGGTAATGGAATCGCCCTTTGAGCCGGTCCTGCCTACTGTATTTCGCATGGAGAAGGAGCTGCGCTGGATCAACATTAAGTTGGATCCCCAGGTAGCAGCCGGGAAAGCGCTGTCTGCCATAGAAGCCACTTTTAAAAAGATCATTCCCGGTGTTCCTTTCGATTACAAATTCGCGGATGTGGAATATGCGGCAAAATTCGCGGCGGAGGAACGCATCGGTAAGCTGGCTGCCTTCTTCGCCACACTGGCCATTTTCATTAGTTGCCTGGGGCTTTTTGGTTTGGCATCATTCACCGCAGAACAACGAACCAAAGAAATAGGTGTACGCAAGGTATTGGGTGCTTCTGCATTCAATGTATGGCGTTTGCTGTCGAAAGACTTTGTGGTGCTGGTGATGATCGCTTTAGGGATAGCTATTCCGGCAGCACATTATTTCATGCACAACTGGCTGGAGAACTATCAATACCGGAGCAACCTCCCATGGTGGCTCTTTGCCGTCACAGGCATCGGTGCCATATTGATCACTTTACTTACTGTAAGCTTCCATGCGGTTAAAGCCGCTTTCATGAACCCCGTAAAAAGCCTGAGAACAGAATAA